In Myxococcales bacterium, a single window of DNA contains:
- a CDS encoding alpha/beta hydrolase — translation MPYANPQEEKLIAADRHQIFLRHWPVENPKAVVVICHGLGEHGGRYQNPLGRFLPAGYAAFAHDHRGHGRSDGRRGHVDRFDQFLDDTYQVVVKAGETYPGKKIFVYGHSLGGLIALAYALRHPDTIDGVISSSPALKLSLEVPKAKATLGTLVSRIWPTLTLANEIDANGLSHDATVVKEYLDDPLVHDKVSAKFFVEFQAAMARVLLGAGALRMPLLMTHGSEDPLTSPAGSREFFDHAGSADKTYQLYEGQLHEVHNDTQKEQLLDLLVGWLDRHSAA, via the coding sequence ATGCCCTATGCAAACCCGCAAGAAGAAAAGTTGATTGCCGCCGATCGGCACCAGATTTTTCTGCGCCATTGGCCGGTCGAAAACCCCAAGGCGGTGGTCGTCATCTGCCACGGACTCGGCGAACACGGCGGGCGGTATCAAAATCCGCTCGGCCGGTTTCTGCCCGCCGGATACGCGGCGTTCGCGCACGATCATCGCGGCCACGGCCGTTCGGACGGCCGGCGCGGGCATGTCGACCGGTTCGATCAATTTCTCGACGACACTTACCAGGTGGTGGTGAAGGCCGGCGAAACCTATCCGGGCAAGAAGATCTTCGTCTACGGCCATTCGCTCGGCGGCCTGATTGCGCTCGCCTACGCGTTGCGCCATCCGGACACGATCGACGGCGTCATCTCCTCGAGCCCGGCGTTGAAGCTTTCCCTGGAAGTGCCCAAGGCCAAGGCGACGCTCGGCACCCTGGTCTCCAGAATCTGGCCGACCCTGACGCTGGCCAACGAAATCGACGCCAATGGGCTTTCGCACGACGCAACGGTCGTCAAGGAATACCTCGACGATCCGCTGGTGCACGACAAGGTCAGCGCGAAATTTTTCGTCGAATTCCAGGCCGCGATGGCTCGCGTGCTGCTGGGCGCGGGCGCCCTGCGGATGCCGCTGCTGATGACGCACGGCAGCGAGGATCCGCTAACCTCGCCGGCGGGATCGCGTGAATTTTTTGATCACGCGGGCTCGGCCGACAAGACTTATCAACTCTACGAAGGCCAGTTGCACGAAGTGCATAACGACACGCAAAAAGAACAACTGCTCGACTTGCTGGTAGGTTGGCTGGATCGGCATTCGGC